One window from the genome of Gloeocapsopsis sp. IPPAS B-1203 encodes:
- a CDS encoding class I SAM-dependent methyltransferase, translating into MTQSVSDSNPALCEAIALRIAQSPQHRITFAEYMDLVLYHPQYGYYNTHATKLGKQGDFFTSPHLGTDFGELLAEQFLQIWEILEKPVPFTLLEMGAGQGILALDILNYLEGCYPDFLAALSYVIIERSPSLIQEQQQRLQKYHNHIQWQTLEEIPVNSIVGCCFSNELVDALPVHQIVIENGQLREIYVTTQTASTSHATFTEVVGELSTARIIEYFDLNKIALPSPTYPEGYHSEVNLAALDWLKMVAARLQRGYLLTIDYGYSANRYYNPIRQGTLQCYYRHHRHNNPYLYIGQQDITAHVDFTALQAWGELCGLTTVGSTQQGLFLMALGLGNRIAALSTSPQQSLEKLLQRRDSLHQLIDPMGLGGFNVLVQSKDAIADTQLKGLSLPLI; encoded by the coding sequence ATGACGCAATCGGTGAGTGATTCTAATCCAGCGTTGTGTGAGGCGATCGCGCTGCGGATCGCCCAAAGTCCGCAGCACCGGATTACCTTTGCGGAATATATGGATTTAGTGCTGTACCATCCTCAGTACGGCTACTACAATACTCATGCCACGAAGCTTGGTAAGCAAGGCGATTTTTTTACTTCACCACACTTGGGCACAGATTTTGGCGAATTACTCGCCGAACAATTTCTCCAAATTTGGGAAATTCTAGAAAAACCTGTTCCTTTTACATTACTGGAAATGGGAGCAGGGCAAGGTATCTTAGCGTTAGATATCTTGAACTATCTCGAAGGGTGCTATCCAGATTTTTTAGCGGCACTCAGTTATGTCATTATTGAGCGATCGCCTTCTTTAATTCAAGAACAGCAACAGCGACTTCAAAAATACCATAATCATATTCAGTGGCAGACACTCGAAGAAATTCCAGTAAACTCGATAGTTGGTTGCTGTTTTTCTAACGAATTAGTAGATGCGTTACCTGTACATCAAATTGTCATCGAAAACGGACAATTACGCGAAATTTATGTCACAACCCAGACAGCAAGTACTTCTCACGCAACATTTACAGAAGTCGTAGGCGAACTTTCAACAGCGAGAATCATCGAATACTTTGACTTAAACAAAATTGCCTTACCTTCTCCTACCTATCCTGAAGGCTACCACAGTGAAGTCAACTTAGCAGCTTTAGATTGGTTGAAAATGGTAGCAGCACGCCTACAAAGAGGTTACTTGTTAACCATTGATTACGGCTATTCAGCTAACCGCTACTATAATCCCATTAGGCAAGGAACGCTACAGTGTTACTATCGCCATCATCGCCACAACAATCCATATCTATATATTGGGCAACAGGATATCACTGCTCATGTAGATTTTACAGCGCTGCAAGCATGGGGTGAATTGTGTGGTTTAACAACAGTAGGTTCAACTCAGCAAGGATTGTTCTTGATGGCTTTAGGGTTAGGAAATCGCATTGCTGCACTGAGTACGTCGCCACAGCAATCACTAGAAAAACTGCTACAGCGCAGGGATAGCTTACATCAACTCATCGATCCGATGGGGCTTGGTGGATTCAATGTCTTAGTACAATCTAAAGATGCGATCGCGGATACGCAATTAAAAGGTTTAAGTTTGCCTTTAATCTGA
- a CDS encoding CAAD domain-containing protein — translation MESQVQPPEYANPTSSETIGVSDSAPSGSLALPPSTQDEQWRRVGSQISEFLAQLPEYIGRFFNEYKQPIITVGLILAAIITVKVVLAVLDALNDIPLLSPTFELVGIGYSVWFVNRYLLQASKRQELSQELQSLKKQVIGSQQLPES, via the coding sequence ATGGAATCACAAGTGCAACCACCGGAATACGCAAACCCTACTTCTTCGGAAACGATAGGGGTATCAGATTCAGCACCTTCAGGATCTTTAGCCTTGCCACCTTCTACACAAGACGAACAATGGCGGCGAGTTGGATCGCAAATTTCTGAATTTCTCGCACAGCTACCTGAGTACATTGGCAGATTTTTCAACGAGTACAAGCAGCCAATTATCACTGTTGGTTTAATCCTGGCAGCTATCATTACCGTCAAGGTAGTTCTAGCTGTATTAGACGCACTGAATGATATTCCACTACTCTCACCAACTTTTGAATTGGTGGGTATTGGTTATTCAGTTTGGTTTGTGAATCGATATCTACTTCAAGCTTCCAAACGGCAAGAGTTATCACAAGAACTGCAATCGCTTAAAAAGCAAGTAATCGGCAGTCAACAACTACCAGAATCATAA